Proteins from a single region of Parambassis ranga chromosome 16, fParRan2.1, whole genome shotgun sequence:
- the LOC114447995 gene encoding dnaJ homolog subfamily C member 28-like codes for MTCTVHLLLSLSSLHHGRLLLVLSRPALLVRWFSFGPHMSRSLQESYRLLQLPDDGLSSPARVKEAYLRLAKLYHPDSGAVTADAALFARVEEAYRAVLAHQSRVQQLDGGKEADDEEKSRGTALQHRQYLSYEGVGSGTPSQRERQYRQVRVDRASEQVLNYRQREHERAAAAEGALVERDMRQRSRKIKITQAVERLVEDLIQESMARGDFRNLSGAGKPLIKFQHNPYADPMTHNLNRILIDNGYQPPWVVTQRDIREAAARIRTRLLEGRARLGDPMSPAERSQWEQLCASVEEELLKLNKMVDNYNLIVPMLSMQMVHFSLSREVERAVKGARQRRLDQQREREEERARRKEERKRANAQTRSSRPGLVSWVQRLIG; via the coding sequence ATGACCTGCACCGTCCACCTCCTGCTTTCGCTCAGCAGCCTCCACCATGGTCGTCTCCTCCTCGTCCTGTCCCGGCCGGCGCTGCTGGTCAGGTGGTTCAGCTTTGGTCCTCACATGAGCCGCAGCCTGCAGGAGAGCtacaggctgctgcagctgcccgATGACGGGCTCAGCAGCCCCGCTCGGGTCAAAGAGGCGTACCTGCGTCTAGCCAAGCTCTACCATCCAGACAGTGGGGCGGTGACGGCAGACGCGGCGCTGTTCGCTCGGGTCGAGGAGGCGTACCGCGCCGTGCTGGCCCATCAGAGCAGGGTCCAGCAACTGGACGGGGGGAAGGAGGCGGACGATGAGGAGAAGTCTAGAGGTACCGCTCTCCAGCACAGACAGTACCTCAGCTACGAGGGTGTGGGTTCAGGCACGCCCAGCCAGCGCGAGCGCCAGTACCGGCAGGTCCGAGTGGACCGAGCGTCTGAGCAGGTGCTGAACTACCGGCAGCGGGAGCACGAGAGGGCGGCGGCAGCAGAGGGGGCCCTGGTGGAGCGGGACATGCGTCAGCGCAGCCGCAAAATCAAAATCACGCAGGCGGTGGAGCGGCTGGTGGAGGATCTCATTCAGGAGTCCATGGCCCGCGGAGACTTCAGGAACCTGAGCGGAGCGGGAAAGCCCCTCATCAAGTTCCAGCACAATCCGTACGCCGATCCCATGACCCACAACCTGAACCGCATCCTCATCGACAACGGCTACCAGCCTCCCTGGGTCGTCACGCAGCGCGACATCAGAGAGGCCGCGGCTCGGATCCGAACCCGGCTGCTGGAGGGGCGGGCCAGGCTCGGCGACCCCATGAGCCCGGCGGAGCGCAGCCAGTGGGAGCAGCTGTGTGCctcagtggaggaggagctgctgaagcTCAACAAGATGGTGGACAACTACAACCTGATCGTGCCCATGCTCAGTATGCAGATGGTTCACTTCAGCCTGTCCCGAGAGGTGGAACGCGCCGTGAAGGGGGCACGCCAACGGAGACTggaccagcagagagagagagaggaggagcgagcgaggaggaaggaggagaggaagagagccaacGCACAGACTCGGAGCAGCAGGCCGGGCCTGGTGTCCTGGGTGCAGCGCCTGATCGGATGA
- the LOC114447998 gene encoding potassium voltage-gated channel subfamily E member 1-like has product MPHTNTTQLHALLLSFLQHCLNGTGALPAPQNHSTQQAVQRAAAQSQGIMYILLVVGMFSFFTFGIMFSYIRSKKLESSQDPYHQYIAHDWTRETAPPRAGAQALHRGAGGGRGATVLCNPAAAAGLNEKPLTDD; this is encoded by the coding sequence ATGCCCCACACCAACACCACCCAGCTGCACGccctcctgctctccttcctGCAGCACTGCCTCAACGGCACGGGCGCCCTGCCGGCCCCTCAGAACCACAGCACCCAGCAGGCCGTGCAGCGCGCGGCGGCTCAGTCTCAGGGCATCATGTACATCCTGCTGGTGGTCGGCATGTTCAGCTTCTTCACCTTCGGCATCATGTTCAGCTACATCCGCTCCAAGAAGCTGGAGAGCTCTCAGGATCCGTACCACCAGTACATCGCCCACGACTGGACCAGAGAGACGGCTCCGCCCAGGGCCGGCGCTCAGGCCCTGCACAGAGGGGCCGGCGGCGGCAGGGGGGCCACCGTCCTCTGTaaccctgcagctgctgcggGGCTGAATGAAAAACCTCTGACAGACGATTGA
- the LOC114447996 gene encoding sodium channel subunit beta-1-like yields the protein MAALRRVSAERSGRLSWLVFSLFVCQCHGGCAEVDSMTEAVAGRGFLLGCISCKTREEVPARATVDWHFRPPGEEDFMHIFHYDHPTADILHEDFSLRLEWRGTEDADIQTGAVYMHNVTFNDTGTYRCTFHRTLFLSLSAEHVAVEKEVELTVVAVANRELAAVISEIMMYVLITFLQLWLIAVLVYCYKKIWDEHEIREARKAQKAQAALLESKDTCDGVQLE from the exons ATGGCAGCACTCAGACGTGTCTCTGCAGAAAGGAGCGGCCGTCTCTCCTGGCTGGTCTTCAGTCTGTTCG tgtgtcagtgtcatGGCGGCTGTGCGGAGGTGGACTCCATGACGGAGGCCGTGGCAGGAAGAGGATTCCTGCTGGGCTGCATCTCCTGCAAGACGAGGGAGGAGGTCCCCGCCCGAGCCACCGTGGACTGGCACTTCAGACCGCCGGGAGAGGAGGACTTCATGCAT ATTTTCCACTATGACCATCCCACGGCCGACATCCTGCACGAAGACTTCAGTCTCCGCCTGGAGTGGCGTGGGACGGAGGACGCTGACATTCAGACCGGCGCCGTTTACATGCACAACGTCACCTTCAACGACACAGGGACGTACCGCTGCACCTTCCACCGCACCCTCTTCCTGTCGCTGTCTGCCGAGCATGTTGCCgtggagaaggaggtggagctgACGGTGGTGGCTGtag CCAATCGGGAGCTGGCGGCTGTGATCTCAGAGATAATGATGTACGTGCTGATCACGTTTCTGCAGCTGTGGCTCATCGCGGTTCTGGTCTACTGTTACAAGAAGATCTGGGACGAGCACGAGATCCGGGAGGCGCGCAAAGCTCAGAAGGCTCAGGCAGC ACTGTTAGAGTCCAAAGACACGTGTGACGGCGTGCAGCTGGAGTaa